From the genome of Cellvibrio japonicus Ueda107, one region includes:
- the recG gene encoding ATP-dependent DNA helicase RecG: MTQTLDQIPVNALKGVGATLAEKLAKIGLFSLQDLLLHLPLRYLDRTRITPIGALQPNLNAVIEAEVRACDIVLGKRRSLVCRVQDGTGTLTLRFYHFNNAQKQRLVAGARLRVFGETRRGAAGLEMYHPEYDFLAGASPLPLEQTLTPIYPATEGLTQPRLRSLAQQALTWLDKHPLRELLPETVRRRLNQCTLADALRYLHQPPVGANVQQLLEGEHPYQQRLAFEELLAHHLSLLLLRRETQADGAPRLRLTPALEHGFLKQLGFQLTRAQQRVVAEIAEDLAKPLPMLRLVQGDVGSGKTVVAALAALAAVASGKQAAVMAPTEILAEQHRLNFGKWLEPLGIQVGWLTGRLKSGERRYQLEMIAAGTAQVVVGTHALFQDAVAFADLGLVIIDEQHRFGVHQRLSLSEKGQVDGALAGVVRPHQLIMTATPIPRTLAMSAYADLDCSVIDELPPGRTPVTTVVISDNRREEVIERVRLACEQGRQAYWVCTLIEESEALEAQAAQATADSLAQSLPQLRIGLVHGRLKLAEKESVMAGFKAGELDLLVATTVIEVGVDVANASLMIIENPERLGLAQLHQLRGRVGRGSAASHCVLLYGSPLSNNSRERLRVMRESSDGFYIAEQDLLLRGPGEVLGTRQTGDMQFKIADLQRDSHLLPDVKNAALLLMSEHPQVSQLIVQRWLGQNQRYLQV; the protein is encoded by the coding sequence ATGACTCAAACCCTGGACCAGATTCCTGTCAACGCCCTCAAGGGTGTTGGCGCTACCCTGGCGGAAAAGCTGGCGAAAATAGGGCTTTTCAGTTTGCAAGATCTCCTGCTGCATTTACCGTTGCGCTACCTGGATCGCACGCGCATCACCCCGATAGGTGCACTGCAGCCCAACTTGAATGCGGTCATAGAGGCAGAGGTGCGAGCCTGTGACATAGTCTTGGGCAAACGCCGCAGCCTGGTTTGCCGGGTACAGGATGGCACCGGGACCCTCACCCTGCGCTTTTACCATTTCAATAATGCCCAGAAGCAGCGCCTTGTGGCAGGTGCCCGACTGCGTGTTTTTGGTGAGACCCGCCGGGGAGCGGCAGGGTTAGAGATGTACCACCCGGAGTACGATTTCCTGGCCGGGGCATCGCCCCTGCCGTTGGAACAGACCTTAACGCCTATCTATCCGGCAACGGAAGGACTTACCCAGCCGCGCTTGCGCAGCCTGGCACAACAGGCATTAACCTGGCTCGACAAGCACCCCTTGCGCGAACTTTTACCGGAAACAGTACGTCGCCGTCTCAATCAATGTACCCTGGCTGATGCCCTGCGCTATTTGCACCAGCCGCCTGTGGGTGCGAATGTGCAGCAGCTATTAGAGGGGGAGCATCCCTACCAACAGCGACTGGCATTTGAAGAGTTGCTGGCTCATCACCTGAGCTTGCTGTTGTTACGCCGCGAGACCCAGGCTGATGGGGCGCCTCGTTTGCGACTGACACCGGCACTGGAGCATGGGTTTCTCAAGCAACTGGGTTTTCAGCTAACCCGGGCCCAGCAGCGGGTGGTTGCCGAGATTGCAGAAGACCTGGCCAAACCCCTGCCCATGTTGCGCCTGGTGCAAGGCGATGTCGGGTCGGGAAAAACGGTAGTGGCCGCCCTGGCCGCCCTGGCGGCTGTTGCCAGTGGTAAACAGGCTGCAGTGATGGCACCGACAGAAATCCTTGCCGAGCAGCACCGCCTCAATTTTGGCAAATGGTTGGAACCGCTGGGGATTCAGGTGGGATGGCTAACCGGCCGACTCAAGTCAGGCGAGCGCCGTTATCAATTGGAAATGATTGCGGCAGGGACTGCACAGGTGGTGGTGGGTACCCATGCCTTGTTCCAGGATGCCGTCGCCTTTGCTGATCTGGGTTTGGTTATTATCGATGAACAGCACCGGTTTGGTGTCCACCAGCGCCTGTCCCTATCGGAAAAAGGCCAGGTTGATGGAGCGCTTGCCGGTGTTGTGCGCCCGCATCAATTGATCATGACGGCAACACCTATTCCCCGTACCCTGGCAATGAGTGCTTACGCCGACCTGGATTGTTCGGTAATCGATGAGCTGCCGCCGGGTCGTACTCCCGTTACTACGGTAGTGATTAGTGATAACCGGCGCGAAGAAGTGATTGAACGAGTGCGCCTCGCCTGTGAGCAGGGGCGTCAGGCCTATTGGGTGTGCACCCTGATTGAGGAATCCGAGGCCCTTGAAGCCCAGGCGGCCCAGGCGACGGCAGACAGTTTGGCCCAGTCGCTGCCACAGCTGCGTATCGGCCTGGTTCATGGTCGTTTGAAGCTGGCAGAGAAAGAATCGGTGATGGCGGGTTTCAAAGCGGGCGAACTGGATTTGCTGGTTGCCACCACGGTTATCGAAGTGGGGGTAGATGTCGCCAATGCCAGCTTGATGATTATTGAAAACCCCGAGCGCCTGGGGCTTGCCCAGCTGCACCAACTGCGCGGGCGTGTGGGCCGGGGTTCAGCGGCCAGCCACTGCGTATTATTGTATGGTTCGCCCCTGTCCAATAACAGCCGTGAACGCCTGCGGGTGATGCGCGAGAGCAGCGATGGTTTTTATATCGCTGAACAGGATTTGTTGTTGCGCGGCCCGGGTGAGGTGCTGGGCACTCGCCAGACCGGTGACATGCAATTCAAAATTGCCGATTTGCAGCGCGACAGCCATTTATTGCCCGATGTCAAAAATGCCGCCTTACTATTGATGAGTGAGCACCCTCAGGTATCGCAATTGATCGTCCAGCGTTGGCTGGGCCAGAATCAACGTTATTTGCAGGTTTGA
- a CDS encoding hydrogen peroxide-inducible genes activator: MTLTELRYIVTLAQEQHFGRAADRCYVSQPTLSIAVKKLEDELGVALFERTKSRVQPTPLGEQIVAQANLVLEQTAAIKDLADAGKDQLSSPLSVGAIFTIGPYLLPQFIPHLQQLANKMPLYVEEGYTHNLRKKLRNGELDVIIVALPFVEPDVVTQALYDEPFVVLLPKNHPLAEKDAVEPNDLNTEQLLLLGEGHCFRDQVLTTCPNLQHHGEEASNNVRTAAEGSSLETLRHMVASGLGITILPLSAAESSLYSSDLLVTRPFTEPSPSRTVALAWRASFPRHKAIDALRKAIQMCRNQPQA; encoded by the coding sequence ATGACACTGACCGAATTGCGCTACATAGTCACTCTGGCCCAAGAGCAGCATTTTGGCCGTGCTGCCGACCGCTGTTATGTCAGCCAGCCCACCCTGAGTATTGCGGTAAAAAAGTTGGAGGATGAATTAGGCGTGGCGCTGTTCGAGCGTACCAAATCCCGTGTTCAGCCTACGCCACTGGGTGAGCAGATTGTCGCCCAGGCCAACCTGGTACTGGAGCAAACCGCTGCGATCAAAGACCTGGCTGACGCCGGCAAAGACCAACTTTCCAGTCCCTTGTCGGTGGGGGCTATTTTTACAATTGGCCCCTATCTGCTGCCGCAGTTTATTCCCCATTTGCAACAGCTGGCGAACAAAATGCCTCTGTATGTAGAAGAGGGGTATACCCACAATTTGCGTAAAAAGCTACGCAATGGTGAGCTGGATGTGATCATTGTGGCGCTGCCGTTTGTGGAGCCGGATGTTGTTACCCAGGCGCTTTACGATGAGCCTTTTGTGGTTTTGCTTCCTAAAAACCATCCGCTGGCAGAAAAAGACGCTGTAGAACCCAACGACCTTAATACTGAGCAGCTGCTGTTATTGGGTGAGGGGCATTGCTTCCGTGACCAGGTGTTAACCACTTGTCCCAATTTGCAACACCACGGTGAGGAGGCCTCCAATAACGTACGCACAGCGGCGGAAGGCAGCTCCCTCGAAACGTTGCGCCACATGGTGGCTTCTGGCCTGGGGATTACGATTCTCCCCTTATCGGCGGCGGAGAGTTCACTTTACAGCTCTGACCTGTTAGTGACCCGCCCCTTTACCGAACCATCACCCAGTCGCACGGTGGCATTAGCCTGGCGCGCCAGTTTCCCGCGCCATAAAGCCATTGATGCCTTGCGCAAAGCGATTCAGATGTGCCGGAACCAGCCCCAGGCCTAG
- a CDS encoding SDR family oxidoreductase: MAITQNDPQKLLILGCGDIGQRLAQQLAPRGYRIVGVRRSPQADLPHLQYQIADVTRAGAIDHILAQHPDVIVISMTPDERSDAGYALAYVHTCRQLLVALERTRQQPRLLVFVSSTGVYTQQDGSWVDESSPTEPTHFSGRRLLEAEQLISQSGFPHCIVRPSGIYGPGRYRLIEQVRQQQASPSQHFTNRIHAEDVAGAISHLVEYSRHHPIATLYLASDMAPAPMADVVHWLAGQMEIRDPFSVNTSHERSNKRINNQRLLNSGFKFRYPDYRQGYAELLHNLGF, from the coding sequence ATGGCAATTACACAAAATGATCCACAAAAACTGCTTATTCTCGGTTGTGGTGACATAGGTCAACGCCTGGCACAACAACTGGCGCCGCGAGGCTATCGCATCGTTGGTGTGCGCCGCTCACCCCAAGCTGATTTACCCCACCTCCAGTATCAGATTGCGGATGTCACCCGCGCTGGCGCTATAGATCACATCCTGGCGCAACACCCGGACGTGATTGTGATTAGCATGACCCCGGACGAGCGCAGTGATGCGGGCTATGCCCTGGCCTATGTCCACACCTGCCGGCAATTGCTGGTCGCGCTTGAACGCACCCGGCAACAACCCCGACTACTGGTGTTTGTTTCCAGCACCGGGGTTTACACCCAGCAGGATGGCAGTTGGGTCGATGAAAGTTCCCCCACGGAACCAACCCATTTCAGTGGTCGACGATTGCTGGAGGCAGAGCAACTCATCAGCCAAAGCGGCTTCCCCCACTGTATTGTCCGTCCCAGTGGTATTTATGGTCCAGGCAGGTATCGCTTAATAGAACAGGTTCGCCAGCAACAGGCGAGCCCCAGCCAGCACTTTACCAATCGCATCCATGCCGAGGATGTTGCCGGGGCTATATCTCACCTGGTTGAGTATTCACGTCATCACCCGATAGCAACACTTTACCTGGCCAGCGATATGGCACCAGCTCCCATGGCAGATGTTGTTCACTGGCTTGCCGGGCAAATGGAAATCCGCGATCCGTTTTCTGTAAATACCAGCCATGAGCGGAGCAACAAACGCATTAACAATCAACGCCTGTTGAACTCGGGTTTTAAATTCCGCTATCCTGACTATCGTCAAGGTTACGCGGAACTGCTGCACAACCTCGGCTTTTGA
- a CDS encoding OmpA family protein has protein sequence MASSKVKMLTLSAFIAAVVSTGVSAQDHTGEITVQGGRIFFDDPLEDADTWGVSFGFPVNENWTLEAVWSRYDTETQNGGFDLDGTQYRLDGIYNIITESQWKPYLALGVGDLKRELNVAGGGSARETLVNLGAGVKRSLGGNWQFRTDVRAFNSLDNEYTDLAVNLGLTYLFGKKSAPVVAAAPAPAPVVEDKDSDGDGVLDSKDKCPNTVSGLKVDADGCPVVLEKTLVINLEILFDTAKSEVKPQYLPQVKKLADALTQYENTVVTVEGHTDSQGSAAFNKRLSQQRADAVKAALVEKFGIAADRVTAVGYGLERPIANNATAEGRAQNRRVVGEVSVKYSETLKN, from the coding sequence ATGGCCAGTAGCAAAGTAAAAATGTTAACCCTTTCCGCATTTATCGCCGCTGTGGTATCAACTGGCGTGAGTGCACAGGATCACACCGGTGAAATCACTGTACAAGGCGGTCGTATTTTCTTCGACGATCCGCTGGAAGATGCAGACACCTGGGGTGTAAGTTTTGGTTTCCCCGTCAATGAAAACTGGACGCTGGAAGCCGTATGGAGCCGCTACGACACTGAAACCCAAAATGGTGGTTTCGACCTGGACGGTACCCAATATCGCCTGGATGGTATTTACAACATCATCACTGAAAGCCAGTGGAAACCTTACCTGGCTCTGGGTGTCGGTGACCTCAAGCGCGAGCTGAATGTTGCTGGTGGTGGCTCTGCGCGTGAAACCCTGGTGAACCTGGGTGCCGGTGTAAAGCGTAGCCTTGGTGGCAACTGGCAGTTCCGTACCGATGTGCGCGCCTTTAACAGCCTGGACAATGAGTATACTGATCTCGCTGTCAACCTTGGCTTGACCTACCTGTTCGGCAAAAAATCTGCCCCGGTGGTTGCTGCTGCACCTGCACCAGCTCCCGTTGTGGAAGATAAAGACAGTGATGGTGACGGGGTACTGGACTCCAAAGACAAGTGTCCCAACACTGTTAGCGGTTTGAAAGTAGACGCTGATGGCTGCCCGGTTGTGCTGGAAAAAACCCTGGTTATCAATCTGGAAATCCTGTTCGACACTGCCAAGTCAGAGGTGAAGCCCCAGTACTTGCCACAAGTGAAAAAGCTGGCTGATGCCTTGACCCAATATGAAAACACCGTAGTTACTGTTGAGGGTCACACTGACAGCCAAGGTTCTGCTGCATTCAACAAGCGCCTGTCACAACAACGTGCTGATGCGGTTAAAGCTGCTTTGGTTGAGAAGTTTGGCATTGCTGCTGATCGCGTAACTGCAGTTGGTTATGGCCTGGAGCGTCCTATTGCTAACAACGCCACAGCCGAAGGCCGTGCGCAGAACCGTCGCGTTGTAGGTGAAGTGAGCGTTAAGTATTCAGAGACCCTGAAAAACTAA